The stretch of DNA TTAATCCTTTACTTTATTTGTAAATACTGGCGAATTGTTAGCTATGAACGCTATCAAAACTACAAATAGTGTGCTTTATAAAAGTTATTCGTTGATCTTCTTTTTACCAAATAGTATTCGTTTCGGTTTCGGATATTTTTAGAGATTGATGTTTTTCATCAAAAGAAAATGTTTAGTTAGCTGTTCAGATCCCTCTTTTAACAACAAAAACAGCTCATATAAGCTGTTTTTATTTGTTTTGAGTATAAATGTGTACAAATCTAAGTTTTGTCGTTTCTGGCTAAGATATTTGATTTAAAGTTCTATTTGTCTTTTAGATCAATAGCTGCAAATTTAGTTTTTAGGTTTCGGAGCTTCATCTTCCGGAAGGATTACTTTATTGAGTTCTGCTGCTTTTTCAGCTCTTTTTTGTGCTGCTTTTCCTTTTCCAATCGGAATTCCCGCCGTTACATACAAAGATCTGTTGTATACATTTGGACCGTCACCTTTCATTACAGGAGCCAATCCGTAGTAATATTGAACTGTTATGTTCAAGCCGTTTCCAACATTCATATGATAACCGGCACCAAGTGCGACTCCGGCATCAATAACGCATATCTGATCTCTGATATTCTTTTTATAAACAACATCGTCTTTATCGTATTCTTTCTTGAATTCGTCAAAAGCTTTCGCGAGTAAACCAAATTGAGGACCTGTTTTGAAATAAATTCCGTTTTTGAATTGATATTTAATCAAAATTGGAACGTTAAAATATCTTATTTCACGATTCACACTTCCGCCGGCGAAGGTATTATCCAGATTAACATCGTTTAAAGAATAGACTGGTAATCCGTGCGCTCCCATTGGCGATTTTACAATAACTCCCGTATTGATCATCCAGGCTGGATTTTTATGGGATCGAATGTCAAAATAAAAACCAAGATTGAATCCCGGGTTAGTTCCGGAAGTATCCAGACCAGAAATTGTTGAGAAATTGACACCGCCTTCTAAACCGAATTCTAAAAATGGAGAATTAAGTTTGTCTCCAAATATCAGGGAAATTAAAACTTGTGATTGGGCAGGAGCAAAGCAAAGCAATGTAATAAGCAATAATAATCCTTTTTTCATATAATTGGGTTTAAAGTCCAAAACGATATTGAAGACCGGCTAAAACCTGCGTACGGGAACCTAAAAATCCTGTCTCAAGTCTAAACATAATATGTTTGTTATACTGAAATTGAGTTCCTATAAGGAAGTTCCACATATCCTTTGGTGCTTTTTGAAGTGAATATTGTACAGAGGAATTACCAGCTGTACTCAAAGCGCCATCAAGTGTTGTTAAAAAGGTTCCTGCTTTTTCGAGTGCTTGGGTTGCAGTATTGTGTTTGGTAACATTTACAGGGTTTGCTTGTTGTGTAGGTGTTAATCCGTTCCACCAATTATCTACTTTTGTTTGATTATCAGATACCTTAGTTAATCCCGCGTCTACTTTGGCTTGAGCATTATCCAGATCAATAACATCTGATAAAGCTATATTTCCGTTGGTATCTCCTGCAATATGCACTCTAAACGCACCTACCCAAAGTGCAATATTTCTTTCAGGTTTGTGTAACTTAAAAGTTTTACCTAATCGTGGTCCAAAAATATAAGAGAATGCAGGTTTATCAAGAGAACTAATATCAGTCCATGCCATGTTCATATCAAGCGCCAGCCAACCACCGCCAATACCAATTGTAGGTGTCATTCCGAATCCAAATGTAGTGGCATTAAAATTAGCTTTTGTTCCAAATTGTGCTACCTGAGACCAGTTATTATCAGCATCAGGAACCCAAATACCGGCATTTATTTTGGTCGAAGTTGCTGCTTTTCCAAAAATTCCATAAATATTTAAAAAAGGCAATAACCAAATATCAGGTCGAATAGTAACAGAGTTAGCCTCTACAGAACACTTGTCGAAACGAACAATTTCATCTAAGTTATACATAGGACCATTATTAAAACCAACTTCTAAATTACTAATAGTAATATCAGAATCCTGCCAAAAATAGTTTACGGAAAGTCCCGCAGAATAAGGTAAGTTGTATCCTTTTTTAGCCACTTTTTCTCCCCAAATTGGAAGCGCATATGGATAATTTACCTCTTTTAGGCTGTCTTTTAATTGCTGATTTTTTTCTCCTATGACTTTATCAGTATAGACCTGCCCAAAAAATTGTATGCTATAAAATAGTAAGAACGCGGTAATTAATGATTTTGATTTCATTGATTTGAGGTGTGATGTTAATTATTAAAATACATAATAAAGTTTGTTTATGTATTTCGAGAAGCAAATATAGTTTTTATCTTACAAAAAAGACGAGGTTTTAATGACGCTTTAATGATTTTTAGATTTTATTAAGACGTTAATTAGTGTTAAAGTTAATTAAATTTTTGTCTTCTTAAGTTTTTTTTATTTAAAATGTGTTAATAATCAGCTGATTAGGTATTTTTTTGAAAGTAAGAAGAATAAATATTACTTTTACAATCGTGAAATGGATAACAATAATATTGTCAATTTATTTAATGGCGCTTTCCAATATGCCTTGTGCAGATATGGAAGTGGGTAGTGCTGCTCATAAAACTGCCCAGTTTTCGTCAGAGTCAAATCATTCGCACGATAAAGACAATGATTTATGTTCACCATTTTGCGCTTGTAATTGTTGCGGAGCACAGATTTTGAGTTATCAAACTACTCCAAGTTTTGATTTTTCAGTGGTTAATGCTATCATTTCAATTCAATTACCCAATTATAATTCCGTTTTTGCTTCCAATTTCTACGGAAGTATTTGGCAACCTCCTCAAATAGCATAATGATGCCTGATTAAGTTCGGGTTAGAGAGTTGTGGATTTTCCACAGTATTAAATAGGCAACACTTTGCCTCATTTCTCACGTCATTATACCATTAAAATGTTAGATAAAATCATACAGTTTAGTATAAAGAACAAATTCGTTATACTACTATTTACCCTTATTTTAATAGCTTGGGGAAGCTATTCACTCAAAAAATTGCCGCTTGATGCCTTGCCTGATGTTACCAATAATCAGGTACAGATTATTACAACTGCACCAACATTGGCGAGTCAGGAAGTTGAGCAATTAATCACATATCCGTTAGAACAGGCCGTAAAAACAGTTCCCAATATTATAGAACTCCGCAGTATTTCCCGTTTCGGATTATCTGTAGTTACGGTAGTTTTTGAAGACGATGTGGATATTTATTGGGCAAGAGAGCAAATATTTCAACGCTTGAAGCAAGCCGAAGAAAATATTCCCGCTTATGCCGGTTCGCCTGAATTAGCACCAATTTCGACAGGTTTAGGCGAAATTTACCAATACGATGTTTATGCCAAAAAAGGCTACGAAGATAAATACGATGCAGTAAAATTAAGAACCATTCAGGATTGGATTATAATTCCGCAATTGCAAGGCGTTAAAGGCGTTGCCGAAGTTAGTGCCTGGGGTGGAAAACTAAAACAATACGAAATTGCCGTAAACCCAAATACACTAAATAGTTTGGGCATTACGATTACTGAAATCTTTGATGCACTCGAAAAAAACAACCAGAATACCGGTGGTGCTTATATCGAAAAAGATCAACTGGCTTATTTCATTCGCGGTGTTGGAATGGCAAAAGGAATCGCCGACTTAGGAAACGTGGTGGTAAAAAACCGAAATGGTTCGCCAGTTTTAGTCCGTGATGTTGCCGAAGTTCGGGAAGGTGTGGCATTACGTTATGGCGCTTCCACCAAAGATGGCAAAGGCGAAATTGTGTCCGGATTAGTTTTGATGCTAAAAGGAGAGAATTCAAGTGCAGTTGTTAATAGAATTCATGAAAAAATGATTCAGATTAACAAAAGCCTGCCTGAAGGTGTTGTTGCCGAAGCTTTTATTGACAGAGGAAAATTGGTTGATAATGCGATAGGAACGATAACAAAAAACTTATTAGAAGGTGCACTGATTGTAATTTTTGTCCTGATTTTATTTCTGGGAAATCTCCGTGCAGGTTTAATCGTGGCCTCTGTGATTCCGTTAGCCATGCTTTTTGCTGTTATTTTGATGAATGCCTTTGGCGTAAGCGGAAATTTAATGAGTTTAGGAGCAATCGATTTTGGAATCATCGTCGACGGAGCTGTGATTATTGTCGAAGCCACAATGCATCATTTACAAAAACTCAAACGCAATAGAGAATTATCGCAAAGCGAAATGGATGGCGAAGTCTATAACTCCGCTTCAAAAATTAGAAATAGTGCCGCTTTTGGCGAAATTATTATCCTGATTGTGTATTTGCCAATTCTCGCTTTAATAGGAACAGAAGGAAAAATGTTCAGACCTATGGCAATGACCGTTGGTTTTGCCGTTGCAGGAGCATTTGTACTTTCACTGACTTATGTGCCTATGATGAGTGCTTTGTTTTTATCTAAAAACACAGAACACAAAACAAACTTTAGTGACAGAATGATGGCTTGGTTAGAGTCTGTTTATACGCCGTTTTTAGAGAAAGCATTGCAGTTTAAGAGAGTAGTTTTAGGAATTTCACTAGGTTTATTCGCTCTTGGATTAGTTATTTTTAATACTATGGGAGGAGAATTTATCCCAACTATCGAAGAAGGCGATTTGGCAATAAACGCCACAATCATGACTGGAAGTTCGCTTACGCAGATGGTTGAAACCGCCACAAAATACGAGCAAATCTTAAAAGCCAAATTCCCTGAGATTAAAACCATAGTAACCAAAATTGGAAGTGGTGAAATACCAACAGACCCGATGCCTATTGAAAGCGGCGATTTAATTATTGTTTTGAAAGACAAAAAAGAATGGACCGGAAAATACCATAATTGGGAAGACCTGGCAAATGCCATGAAAGAAGAAATGGAAGTGATTCCGGGCGCCAATATTGAGATTTCGCAGCCAATTCAGATGCGTTTTAACGAATTAATGACCGGAAGCCGAAGTGATATTGCAATTAAAATTTTTGGTGATTATTTAGAAATTCTGGACGCTAAAGCGAACGAATTAATTTCGAAAATTAAAAATATCGAAGGAATTGGCGACTTAAAAGCGGATAAAGTAACAGGATTACCACAAATCACGATTAAATACGACTATAATAAAATTGCCTTATACGGATTGAATATTTCAGATA from uncultured Flavobacterium sp. encodes:
- a CDS encoding CusA/CzcA family heavy metal efflux RND transporter gives rise to the protein MLDKIIQFSIKNKFVILLFTLILIAWGSYSLKKLPLDALPDVTNNQVQIITTAPTLASQEVEQLITYPLEQAVKTVPNIIELRSISRFGLSVVTVVFEDDVDIYWAREQIFQRLKQAEENIPAYAGSPELAPISTGLGEIYQYDVYAKKGYEDKYDAVKLRTIQDWIIIPQLQGVKGVAEVSAWGGKLKQYEIAVNPNTLNSLGITITEIFDALEKNNQNTGGAYIEKDQLAYFIRGVGMAKGIADLGNVVVKNRNGSPVLVRDVAEVREGVALRYGASTKDGKGEIVSGLVLMLKGENSSAVVNRIHEKMIQINKSLPEGVVAEAFIDRGKLVDNAIGTITKNLLEGALIVIFVLILFLGNLRAGLIVASVIPLAMLFAVILMNAFGVSGNLMSLGAIDFGIIVDGAVIIVEATMHHLQKLKRNRELSQSEMDGEVYNSASKIRNSAAFGEIIILIVYLPILALIGTEGKMFRPMAMTVGFAVAGAFVLSLTYVPMMSALFLSKNTEHKTNFSDRMMAWLESVYTPFLEKALQFKRVVLGISLGLFALGLVIFNTMGGEFIPTIEEGDLAINATIMTGSSLTQMVETATKYEQILKAKFPEIKTIVTKIGSGEIPTDPMPIESGDLIIVLKDKKEWTGKYHNWEDLANAMKEEMEVIPGANIEISQPIQMRFNELMTGSRSDIAIKIFGDYLEILDAKANELISKIKNIEGIGDLKADKVTGLPQITIKYDYNKIALYGLNISDINRIIRSSFAGESAGKIYDESKRFDVVVRMNQDNRADITDVSNLFIPLPNGQQVPLSQVAAVDYEQGPVQVTREDGKRRITVGLNVRGRDIKSVVEEIQQKLDKSYKLPAGYYVTYGGQFENLIEATKRLSIALPIALGLILVLLYFTFKSFKQAGLIFTAIPLSAIGGVFALWMRGMPFSISAGIGFIALFGIAVLNGIVLISCFNQLKADGVLDPLQRVLIGTKTRLRPVLMTAAVASLGFLPMALSTSGGAEVQKPLATVVIGGLASATLLTLIVLPILYLLLERKFNHKEHEDLRKERQEN
- a CDS encoding DUF6660 family protein — its product is MKWITIILSIYLMALSNMPCADMEVGSAAHKTAQFSSESNHSHDKDNDLCSPFCACNCCGAQILSYQTTPSFDFSVVNAIISIQLPNYNSVFASNFYGSIWQPPQIA
- a CDS encoding porin family protein encodes the protein MKKGLLLLITLLCFAPAQSQVLISLIFGDKLNSPFLEFGLEGGVNFSTISGLDTSGTNPGFNLGFYFDIRSHKNPAWMINTGVIVKSPMGAHGLPVYSLNDVNLDNTFAGGSVNREIRYFNVPILIKYQFKNGIYFKTGPQFGLLAKAFDEFKKEYDKDDVVYKKNIRDQICVIDAGVALGAGYHMNVGNGLNITVQYYYGLAPVMKGDGPNVYNRSLYVTAGIPIGKGKAAQKRAEKAAELNKVILPEDEAPKPKN